The bacterium genome includes a window with the following:
- a CDS encoding M20 family metallo-hydrolase — translation MDTTIFNKVSKKIDSYEEEVIKIQKGLTAIPALSPENGGTGEKEKSDYIKSLLTELGFDSIEEVDAPDDRVPAGYRPNLIAIMNGKDTAQTIWIMSHMDVVPTGDREKWDTEPFEAVVKGDKIYGRGTEDDQQGFVSSFLAVKALIEEGVVPEHNIGLVVVADEESGSKYGIQHVIKEKKEIFKPDDLIIIPDAGDPEGITIEVAEKSILWVKCETQGKQTHGSTPEKGKNAHKAAAHLIVKMNELYKKYDKNDPLYDPPISTFEPTQKEKNVDNINTIPGSDVFYFDCRILPDYSIEDIQKTIRSWADDIEKEFGVTITLTYPQLESAPPATPADAPAAAALKKAIKELRSKEPVTIGIGGGTVAAYFRRANLPAVCWCTLDDTLHAPNEYCSIKNVLEDARIFAHIALQTW, via the coding sequence ATGGATACAACTATTTTTAACAAAGTTTCAAAGAAAATAGACTCATACGAGGAAGAAGTAATAAAAATCCAGAAAGGTTTAACTGCTATACCGGCTCTTAGCCCTGAAAACGGAGGTACAGGTGAAAAAGAAAAATCTGACTATATAAAATCACTTCTTACGGAACTTGGGTTTGACTCAATTGAAGAAGTTGATGCTCCTGATGATAGGGTACCTGCAGGATACCGGCCAAATCTAATAGCAATTATGAACGGGAAAGACACAGCGCAGACAATCTGGATTATGAGCCACATGGATGTTGTACCAACAGGCGACAGGGAGAAATGGGATACCGAACCTTTTGAAGCTGTAGTCAAAGGAGACAAAATATACGGAAGAGGCACAGAAGATGATCAGCAGGGTTTTGTTTCGTCCTTTCTTGCAGTAAAGGCTCTTATTGAAGAAGGTGTCGTACCTGAACATAACATCGGCCTCGTTGTAGTAGCTGATGAGGAATCAGGATCAAAATACGGCATTCAGCATGTTATTAAAGAAAAGAAAGAAATTTTCAAACCTGATGATCTAATCATCATTCCTGATGCGGGAGATCCTGAAGGTATCACAATAGAAGTAGCTGAAAAATCAATCCTCTGGGTAAAATGCGAGACACAGGGAAAACAGACCCACGGATCAACTCCTGAAAAAGGGAAAAATGCCCACAAGGCTGCAGCACATCTTATTGTAAAGATGAATGAGCTTTATAAAAAATATGATAAAAATGATCCGCTTTACGATCCGCCGATATCAACTTTTGAACCGACACAAAAGGAAAAAAATGTTGATAATATAAATACTATTCCCGGTTCCGATGTATTTTATTTTGACTGCAGGATTCTTCCCGACTACTCAATAGAAGATATACAAAAAACAATCAGGTCGTGGGCAGATGATATTGAAAAGGAATTCGGTGTAACAATTACTCTTACATATCCGCAATTGGAATCAGCGCCTCCTGCTACTCCTGCTGATGCTCCTGCTGCTGCAGCACTTAAAAAAGCTATAAAAGAACTGAGGTCAAAGGAACCTGTAACAATAGGGATAGGCGGAGGAACTGTTGCCGCCTACTTCAGAAGAGCAAATCTCCCTGCAGTATGCTGGTGTACTCTTGACGACACACTTCACGCTCCCAATGAATATTGCTCAATTAAAAATGTACTGGAAGATGCACGAATTTTTGCACACATTGCTCTTCAGACCTGGTAA
- the genX gene encoding EF-P lysine aminoacylase GenX, with translation MSETKKNWQRLADNDLKWKIFKKRAELMQAVRSFFINRDFLEVDPPTASPWPTLDSNIDSVKVRIHDMNGNPSELFLHTSPEHAMKKLLAAGSGDIFFLGKVFRDAEITELHNPEFTMAEWYKNGAAYNEIMDETEELIIYCAEKVTGSLNISFQGKNIDLSSPWDRISVKELFLNKAGLDLDKCMSLDLMRKAAVKTSVYCEDNDDWDTIFLRIFMEKIEPELGLKRPVFVTDYPAKNPLMAKLKASDPAYVERAELFIAGIELANGYTELTDGKELLKRFKKEQQSRPGNLPIDTDLIKALKTGMPECSGIALGIDRLLMLLLDKKSINDVILSPVKEMI, from the coding sequence ATGTCTGAAACCAAAAAAAACTGGCAGCGTCTTGCAGATAATGATTTAAAATGGAAAATCTTTAAAAAAAGGGCCGAACTTATGCAGGCTGTCCGGTCCTTTTTTATAAACAGGGATTTCCTTGAAGTCGATCCCCCAACTGCATCGCCGTGGCCTACCCTGGATTCAAATATTGATTCTGTTAAAGTAAGAATTCACGATATGAACGGGAATCCTTCCGAACTTTTTCTTCATACTTCTCCGGAACACGCAATGAAAAAGCTTCTTGCAGCAGGGTCAGGGGACATTTTCTTCCTGGGAAAAGTTTTTCGAGATGCGGAAATAACAGAACTGCACAACCCTGAATTTACAATGGCTGAGTGGTACAAAAACGGAGCAGCCTACAATGAAATAATGGACGAAACAGAAGAGTTAATTATCTATTGTGCAGAAAAAGTAACAGGTTCACTTAACATTTCCTTTCAGGGAAAAAATATTGACCTGTCTTCACCCTGGGACAGAATTTCAGTTAAAGAACTGTTTTTAAATAAGGCAGGCCTTGATCTTGACAAATGCATGTCTCTTGATTTAATGCGGAAAGCAGCAGTAAAAACCTCTGTCTATTGTGAAGATAATGACGACTGGGATACCATATTCTTAAGAATTTTTATGGAAAAAATAGAGCCTGAATTAGGACTTAAAAGGCCGGTTTTTGTAACAGACTATCCTGCAAAAAACCCTCTTATGGCAAAACTTAAAGCTTCCGACCCTGCTTACGTGGAAAGAGCAGAACTTTTTATCGCAGGAATTGAACTTGCAAACGGATACACTGAACTTACAGACGGGAAAGAACTTTTAAAAAGATTTAAAAAAGAGCAGCAATCAAGGCCGGGGAACCTGCCGATTGATACTGATCTGATTAAAGCACTAAAGACCGGCATGCCCGAATGCAGCGGAATTGCACTTGGTATTGACAGGCTGCTTATGCTTTTACTGGACAAAAAAAGTATAAATGATGTTATTCTGTCCCCGGTAAAAGAAATGATATAA
- a CDS encoding GAF domain-containing protein, translating into MTKSDKYLASFREIEIRLKKNGELISDLGNTAAVLKKRLNYFWAGFYFVKDNRLVLGPFQGTPACVYLSADSGVCAEAVKIGETVIVEDVNKFPGHIACDPSSKSEIVVPMFDSNANIKAVLDVDDDSFGSFDRVDKEWLEKIAGLFSKRL; encoded by the coding sequence TTGACAAAGTCAGATAAGTATCTGGCGTCTTTCAGGGAGATAGAAATTCGTCTGAAAAAGAATGGTGAGCTTATATCCGATTTGGGTAACACTGCTGCTGTTTTAAAGAAGAGACTGAATTATTTCTGGGCCGGCTTTTATTTTGTTAAAGATAACAGGCTTGTGCTGGGCCCTTTTCAGGGGACTCCTGCATGCGTTTATCTTTCTGCTGATTCCGGAGTCTGTGCCGAAGCAGTCAAAATTGGTGAAACTGTAATTGTTGAAGATGTTAATAAATTTCCGGGACATATTGCATGTGATCCGAGTTCAAAATCTGAAATTGTTGTACCGATGTTTGATTCCAATGCTAATATAAAAGCAGTGCTGGATGTTGATGATGATTCCTTTGGCAGTTTTGACAGAGTAGATAAAGAGTGGCTTGAAAAGATTGCCGGGCTTTTTTCAAAAAGGTTGTAA
- a CDS encoding GNAT family N-acetyltransferase, giving the protein MILIEKYNRDLSGWWDKFVWKANNGTLFHTRRFLSYHDEGKFQDHSLIFSEGSTACALFPAALRVIDGKRVLSSHCGASYGGFVYDEKTSIRTAFDLVESLLEHAEKEKIDRIEMTLPPLIYLARPSNYIDFALYKNGFIYKKREVSSVIPLDFNTGDIYQQFKPEARTATRRSQKLGVKIKIKEDFSQFYPILKKNLKLRHNVNPTHTLEELLRLKKLFPERILQFGAYLEDKMIAGVTNFLCNDRVVLAFYISHDEDYQKYRPVNFLFYEIIKWSIEKGYKFLDYGIFTVNEDPNWGLGKFKESFGARGILRETFQKDLR; this is encoded by the coding sequence ATTATTTTAATTGAAAAATACAATCGGGATTTAAGCGGGTGGTGGGATAAATTTGTATGGAAAGCAAATAACGGTACTCTGTTCCACACCCGCAGATTCCTTTCATACCACGATGAAGGAAAATTTCAGGATCACTCATTAATCTTTTCCGAGGGTAGCACGGCTTGCGCTCTCTTTCCTGCTGCTTTACGTGTAATTGACGGTAAAAGAGTGCTTTCTTCACACTGCGGAGCTTCTTACGGAGGCTTTGTGTATGATGAAAAAACGTCGATACGTACTGCTTTTGACCTCGTTGAATCTTTGCTGGAACATGCTGAAAAAGAGAAGATTGACAGAATTGAGATGACTCTGCCTCCTCTTATATACCTTGCACGGCCGAGTAACTATATTGATTTTGCCCTTTATAAAAACGGATTTATATATAAAAAACGAGAAGTTTCAAGTGTAATCCCTCTGGATTTCAACACCGGGGATATTTACCAACAGTTTAAACCTGAAGCCCGCACAGCAACAAGAAGATCACAAAAATTAGGTGTCAAGATAAAAATAAAAGAAGATTTTAGCCAATTCTATCCAATACTTAAAAAGAATCTGAAATTAAGGCACAATGTAAATCCTACCCATACGCTGGAAGAACTGCTGAGGTTGAAAAAGCTCTTTCCTGAAAGAATCCTGCAGTTCGGAGCATATCTTGAAGACAAGATGATTGCAGGTGTGACAAATTTTTTATGCAATGATCGTGTTGTGCTTGCATTTTACATCAGCCATGATGAAGATTACCAGAAATACAGGCCCGTTAATTTCCTTTTTTATGAGATTATCAAGTGGTCAATTGAAAAAGGGTATAAATTTCTTGATTACGGGATTTTTACTGTTAATGAAGACCCTAATTGGGGGCTTGGCAAATTTAAAGAGAGTTTCGGTGCAAGAGGAATTTTAAGAGAAACATTTCAGAAAGATTTAAGATAG
- the argF gene encoding ornithine carbamoyltransferase: protein MKKDFLAITDLTTEEIHEMFKLAIDIKTKLKKGQFFHVLEGQTLAMIFQKPSARTRVSFEVGMFQLGGHALYLSPNDIGIGKREAVKDIAQVFSRYNDGIMARLFGHEHIIELAENATIPVINGLTDLLHPCQVMGDMLTVLEHRGNFDGLKLAFVGDGNNLANSWINMAARIPMTLNLAIPEGYDPDQKILADGRKAGISEINIIRDPLDAVKDADVIYTDVWASMGQEKEAEKRKKVFAAFQVNQKLVDLAKDDVKVMHCLPAHRGDEITDEVVDGIHSIVFDEAENRLHMQKAIMVALMKK, encoded by the coding sequence ATGAAGAAGGATTTTCTTGCGATTACTGATCTTACAACGGAAGAAATTCATGAAATGTTTAAGCTTGCAATTGATATTAAGACAAAGCTGAAAAAAGGCCAGTTTTTTCACGTGCTTGAAGGCCAGACCCTGGCAATGATTTTTCAGAAACCGTCTGCAAGAACAAGGGTTTCATTTGAAGTAGGTATGTTCCAGCTTGGCGGGCATGCACTGTATCTTTCCCCCAATGATATAGGGATAGGTAAACGTGAAGCTGTAAAAGATATTGCTCAGGTGTTTTCAAGATACAATGATGGAATTATGGCCAGGCTTTTCGGGCATGAACATATTATTGAGCTTGCTGAGAATGCGACTATTCCTGTTATTAACGGTTTGACTGATCTTCTTCATCCATGTCAGGTTATGGGCGATATGCTGACAGTTCTTGAGCACAGGGGTAATTTTGACGGATTAAAACTTGCATTTGTGGGTGACGGAAACAATCTTGCAAATTCATGGATTAATATGGCTGCACGTATTCCTATGACTTTAAATCTTGCAATCCCGGAAGGGTATGATCCTGACCAGAAAATTCTTGCAGATGGCAGGAAAGCGGGAATCAGCGAGATTAACATAATTCGTGACCCTCTTGATGCGGTAAAAGATGCTGATGTAATTTATACGGATGTCTGGGCAAGTATGGGGCAGGAGAAAGAAGCTGAAAAGCGTAAAAAGGTGTTCGCTGCTTTTCAGGTGAACCAGAAACTTGTTGATCTGGCAAAGGATGATGTAAAGGTTATGCACTGCCTGCCAGCTCACAGAGGCGACGAAATTACAGATGAAGTTGTTGACGGAATTCATTCTATTGTATTTGATGAGGCAGAGAACAGGCTTCACATGCAGAAAGCAATAATGGTTGCTTTAATGAAAAAATAA
- the hslU gene encoding ATP-dependent protease ATPase subunit HslU gives MTPREIVAELDKYIIGQDNAKKMVAIALRNRWRRQQVKDDLRDEIMPNNIILIGPTGVGKTEIARRLARLAGAPFIKVEASKFTEVGYVGRDVESIIRDLTDFAVSMVKEEHTLKVQGKAKEAAEERLLDILFPTDNTADEKAIDFSKDVFSEENSERKDEERFSRTREKLKKQLEEGKLENRTVEITTNFDSHPMMQIFSPIGIEEMGLNIQDLFGGMMPKKRKKKKMKVAEARQVLIAEETQKLIDMEKVIEDAISRVEQSGIVFLDEIDKIAGEEDGSGIDVSRQGVQRDILPVVEGTNVVTKYGMVRTDHVLFIASGAFHVSKPSDLIPELQGRFPIRVELDTLSTEDFIRILTEPENALVKQYTALIETEGVKVVFTRGAIKEIARTATKVNERAENIGARRLQTIMSTLLEEILFNIPDENMKSVKLAAEDVKKCLSDIVEDVDLSKYIL, from the coding sequence ATGACTCCGAGAGAGATTGTTGCAGAACTTGACAAATACATAATTGGCCAGGATAACGCCAAAAAGATGGTTGCAATAGCCCTGAGAAACCGCTGGAGAAGACAGCAGGTAAAAGATGACCTTCGTGATGAGATTATGCCTAACAATATAATCCTTATAGGCCCTACAGGAGTGGGTAAAACAGAGATAGCACGCAGGCTTGCAAGGCTGGCAGGTGCACCTTTTATCAAAGTAGAAGCATCAAAATTTACCGAAGTGGGATATGTCGGAAGGGATGTTGAATCAATTATCCGTGATCTGACTGATTTTGCAGTTTCTATGGTAAAGGAAGAACACACACTTAAGGTACAGGGCAAGGCAAAGGAGGCTGCTGAGGAGAGGCTGCTTGATATACTTTTTCCGACAGATAATACAGCCGATGAAAAAGCAATAGATTTCTCAAAGGATGTTTTTTCAGAAGAGAATTCTGAAAGGAAGGATGAGGAAAGATTCAGCAGAACCAGGGAAAAGTTAAAAAAACAGCTTGAAGAAGGAAAACTTGAGAATAGAACAGTAGAAATTACTACTAATTTTGATTCACACCCCATGATGCAGATATTTTCTCCAATAGGCATTGAAGAGATGGGCCTCAACATTCAGGACCTCTTTGGAGGCATGATGCCGAAGAAGAGGAAAAAGAAGAAAATGAAAGTTGCAGAGGCGCGGCAGGTGCTGATTGCAGAGGAGACTCAAAAGCTGATAGATATGGAGAAGGTAATTGAAGATGCCATCTCGAGGGTGGAGCAGTCCGGCATAGTCTTCCTTGATGAAATCGATAAAATAGCAGGAGAAGAGGACGGCAGCGGAATAGATGTTTCAAGGCAGGGCGTACAGAGAGATATTCTGCCTGTTGTTGAAGGTACCAATGTAGTGACAAAATATGGAATGGTTCGTACGGATCATGTGCTCTTTATTGCATCGGGTGCATTCCATGTATCCAAACCGTCAGATCTTATTCCCGAGCTTCAGGGCAGATTCCCAATACGTGTTGAGCTTGATACACTTTCAACGGAAGATTTTATTCGTATTTTAACAGAACCTGAAAATGCCCTTGTCAAACAGTATACTGCATTAATTGAAACTGAGGGAGTAAAGGTCGTTTTTACGAGGGGTGCTATAAAAGAGATTGCAAGAACCGCAACAAAAGTAAATGAAAGGGCGGAAAATATAGGGGCGAGAAGGCTTCAGACTATTATGAGTACGCTTCTTGAGGAGATACTCTTTAATATCCCTGATGAAAATATGAAGAGCGTTAAGCTTGCTGCTGAAGATGTGAAAAAGTGCCTGAGCGATATTGTAGAAGATGTAGACCTTTCAAAGTATATTCTTTAA
- the hslV gene encoding ATP-dependent protease subunit HslV — protein sequence METVFHATTILGVKKGATVAIGGDGQVTFGDYVMKEKALKVRKLYNDTMVAGFAGAAADAFALFDRFEKAIEQWNGNLPRAAVELAKEWRTDKYLRQLEALLAVADKKNMLIISGTGDVIEPDDNIVAIGSGGPYALAAARALVKYSELDAEELVRESLKIASKICIYTNDKINVEVL from the coding sequence ATGGAAACAGTTTTTCATGCAACAACAATACTAGGTGTAAAAAAAGGAGCAACTGTAGCAATCGGAGGCGACGGCCAGGTTACATTCGGCGATTATGTCATGAAAGAGAAGGCTCTCAAAGTCAGAAAGCTTTATAATGATACTATGGTTGCAGGATTTGCAGGAGCTGCAGCAGATGCATTTGCTCTTTTTGACAGATTTGAAAAGGCAATTGAACAGTGGAACGGCAATCTGCCGAGAGCAGCAGTGGAACTTGCAAAAGAGTGGCGGACTGACAAGTATCTTAGGCAGCTTGAAGCTCTTCTTGCGGTTGCTGACAAGAAAAATATGCTGATAATTTCCGGAACCGGTGATGTAATTGAGCCTGATGATAACATAGTTGCAATTGGTTCAGGAGGGCCATATGCTCTTGCTGCTGCTAGAGCACTTGTTAAATACAGTGAGCTTGACGCTGAGGAACTTGTCCGTGAGTCGCTGAAAATCGCATCAAAGATATGCATATATACAAATGATAAAATTAATGTGGAAGTTTTATAA
- the hflC gene encoding protease modulator HflC has translation MKKRNIILTVAGIIFLLVLFNGFYTVSETQQVVITQFGKPIGGAVTEAGLHWKSPFIQDAHFFEKRVMAWDGDPNQIPTKDKKYIWVDLTARWSIINPLTFLQSVGNETGAHGRLDDIIDAVTRDFVSDNLLVEIVRNSNREFEANDTELLGDSTMTVSSINLGRDVITRKIFENAKEQVEKYGIKLVDVRIQRINYVEQVRKKVYERMISERKRIAERYRSEGMGQMAEIQGLREKEMQRITSEAYKKAKEIQGDADAKATKIYARAYNSDPDFFAFLRTLETYKTSIDSASTLILTTKSDYFKYLKRIK, from the coding sequence ATGAAGAAGAGAAATATTATACTCACAGTAGCAGGAATTATTTTCCTTCTGGTTCTTTTTAATGGGTTCTACACTGTTTCTGAAACTCAGCAGGTAGTTATTACACAGTTCGGCAAACCCATAGGCGGTGCAGTTACAGAAGCAGGGCTGCACTGGAAGTCCCCTTTTATACAGGATGCTCATTTTTTTGAAAAGAGAGTTATGGCATGGGACGGCGATCCGAATCAGATTCCCACAAAAGATAAAAAATACATCTGGGTTGATCTTACGGCAAGATGGAGCATTATAAATCCGTTGACTTTTCTGCAGTCTGTAGGCAATGAAACAGGTGCTCACGGCAGGCTTGATGATATAATTGATGCGGTAACCAGAGATTTCGTGTCTGATAATTTATTAGTTGAAATCGTACGGAATTCAAATCGTGAATTTGAGGCTAATGATACTGAATTACTTGGTGATTCCACTATGACTGTCAGCTCTATAAATTTGGGAAGAGATGTTATAACAAGAAAGATATTCGAGAATGCAAAAGAGCAGGTTGAAAAATACGGCATTAAACTTGTAGATGTAAGGATTCAGAGAATCAATTATGTTGAGCAGGTAAGGAAAAAGGTGTATGAGAGAATGATCTCTGAGCGCAAACGTATTGCAGAGAGATACCGTTCAGAAGGTATGGGGCAGATGGCAGAGATTCAGGGATTAAGAGAAAAAGAGATGCAGAGAATTACTTCGGAAGCATACAAAAAGGCAAAGGAGATTCAGGGAGATGCAGATGCAAAGGCAACAAAAATTTATGCTAGGGCATATAATTCCGATCCCGATTTTTTTGCATTTCTGAGAACTCTTGAAACTTACAAAACATCAATTGATTCGGCTTCAACACTAATTTTGACGACAAAGTCGGATTATTTTAAGTATCTGAAGAGAATTAAATAA
- the hflK gene encoding FtsH protease activity modulator HflK, with amino-acid sequence MVLKKRTFNVGGEEVELPMAFNRKNGVIAVLIIIGLILLFSGFYTVGPDEQGVIQRFGKYTRTTESGLHMKMPFGVESVRKVKVKYVFKEEFGFRTLKAGVRTIYSNKQYTDESLMLTGDLNLAVVEWIVQFKVKDARDYIFNVRNADETLRDISEAVMREVVGDHSVTEVLTTGRIDIANKVEERLQSILDYYKSGINIVTVKLQDVNPPDIVKPAFNDVNEARQEKERMINQAWQAYNKAIPQAKGEAKQRIQAAEGYALNRINRAQGDAANFIAVWKAYRNAKDVTRKRLYLETLTEVLPRVNKKYIIDIDQKGILPFLDLQKEQKGGVK; translated from the coding sequence AAGTTGAGCTTCCTATGGCATTTAACAGAAAAAACGGAGTTATTGCAGTACTGATAATTATCGGATTAATTCTTCTGTTTTCGGGATTTTATACTGTCGGGCCGGATGAACAGGGGGTGATTCAGAGATTTGGCAAATATACAAGAACAACTGAATCCGGCCTGCATATGAAAATGCCTTTTGGAGTTGAAAGCGTCAGAAAAGTAAAGGTAAAATATGTGTTTAAGGAGGAGTTCGGATTCCGTACACTTAAAGCAGGAGTACGTACAATCTATTCTAACAAACAGTATACAGATGAATCCTTAATGCTGACAGGTGATTTGAACCTTGCAGTTGTAGAGTGGATTGTTCAGTTTAAAGTTAAAGATGCAAGAGATTATATCTTTAATGTAAGGAACGCAGATGAAACTCTGAGAGATATTTCCGAAGCTGTTATGAGAGAAGTGGTGGGTGATCATAGTGTTACGGAAGTATTAACGACAGGCAGGATAGATATTGCAAACAAAGTTGAGGAGCGGTTACAGTCAATACTTGATTATTATAAATCAGGTATTAATATTGTAACTGTAAAACTGCAGGATGTTAACCCTCCAGATATTGTAAAGCCTGCATTTAATGATGTTAATGAAGCAAGGCAGGAAAAAGAGAGAATGATTAATCAGGCATGGCAGGCGTATAACAAAGCGATACCTCAGGCTAAAGGTGAGGCAAAACAGAGAATTCAGGCGGCAGAGGGGTATGCTTTGAATAGAATTAACCGGGCACAGGGAGATGCTGCTAATTTCATTGCTGTTTGGAAAGCCTACAGGAATGCAAAAGATGTAACACGTAAAAGACTTTACCTTGAAACTTTAACTGAGGTCCTGCCCCGTGTTAATAAAAAATATATTATTGATATAGACCAAAAAGGTATATTGCCCTTCCTTGACTTACAGAAGGAACAGAAAGGGGGAGTAAAATGA